The Chiloscyllium plagiosum isolate BGI_BamShark_2017 unplaced genomic scaffold, ASM401019v2 scaf_13993, whole genome shotgun sequence sequence AAAGCACCTAAGGATTTTCATTTGAGTTATTTACTGTCACGTGCATATTCTTTGCACATACAGTGACATGTGTTGTATAGTGTTGCCACGCTGCAGCACCATCTCAAAACACATTTAAAATCACAACATACAATATAaaggaggaagaaatggagaaataaagaaaacgTCCAAATACATAGTACTTGCTAAGTACTCCATCATGGACATGCTGGTCAGGCATGTGTCCCCTTCTCTCTCACCGTCGGAATGAAAGTCGCCCAATCTTTGGCAGCATCTTGACTCCGCTGATGCCTTGGTCAAAAGGAGGCCTTGATGGACCTCACTGATGCTGCTAGGCATGACATTGGTCCAAACACGATTCTGTTGTTACCACGAGGCTGCATTAGACATCGGTTACTAATGCAATCACTGCCGTTGCTGCCCGTTCTTGTACTGTGCCGAAGCTCCATTGCTGCCTCCATGAACCTGTGATGGCGACCTGCACTGACAGGTACCCAAACTCAACTTCTCCCCATCTCCAAGAAACTGTGCTGGATACAGATCATGACAGGAACCCGAAAACACCTTTCCCTTCCCTCCATGAATCTGCGCTGGATAGCGAcactgacagaacccaaactaatCTTCACTAAATTATGATGGATGCAGGAATAACAGGAAACCAAACTCACCTTTTCTGCCTTCATGAATCTGAGCTGGATACAGATACTGACAGGAAACAAATCTCACCTTCGCTCTGCCTCCGTGAACTTCTGCTGGATACAGACACTGACAGAAAACTAACCCACTTGCACGCTacctccatgaatctgtgctggatGCAAATGCTGCCAAAATCCCAGACTCACCTGCACAGCTAATTTTGCGAATCTATGATAGATACAGACATTGCCATGAACGAAAACAGAGCTCATCTGCTGCATGCACGAAACTGTACTGGATATGGACACTGCCACGAACCGAGACTCATCACCGCCTGAGCAGCCATGAATTGGCGTCAGGGCAGGAGCCATCAGGAACCCAAACTCTCTCGGCTATCTCAGTTGTGAGTCCGTGCTGCTCGACACACTCACAGATTTCGCTGCTCTTCACCAAGAGGTAATTAAAATAAACTCCAAGAAAACTTGCAAGTGAACGCAGACAGGAcagaagaaatgaaataaaacgAAATGAGAATGAACCCCGACTCCACCACAATCTTACGAGACGTCTTGGGGATTTACCTTTCCTGTGTAAGGGTAAGTTTCCTCAGAGTTGATGCCTTGAAAACCAATCACTTGAAGAAAGCCTTTCAATGCCGTTCCAAGAAAGCATCCGTTTCTTGGTTCCTTACAATCAATCAGATTCTGTTCACTGAGAGAAACCAGGTTTCCATGCCTTTTTGCCCACTGTCCTTCTATGGCACCAGTTGCACTGAAAGCCCAGTCAGAATGACATTGACCCTAGTGTTGACAGAAATATAACCACATTAAATCATATTGATCGAAAAACGATAGCCAGTTTGCATCTACATTCATTTGGAACACCGTCTCACACTAATGCTCTTAGTCTAAATGTTTGTTCAGGTTTCTCAGAATTACACGAAATCTGTGAATATCGGTGTGCCTGGGTtcggatttgatttgatttatgtcTTGTAACGTGTCGCGAACAACAGTGAAACCCTTTGTTTATAAGCAATAGAGGCACATGATAATACGCGAGGATGAAGAGATCAAAAAAGACTTGGACAAATGGTACATTGCAGAGAGTGGGCACAAGGCAAATTCAATGTAAGCAAGACCAGTATGATTTGAGCTAGAGAGTCTCATAACCGACTAATAACAGCTGGGGAAAAGCTATTCCTGCACCTGTTGGTGGATGTGTTCAAGCTTCAGGGTATCTTCTACCTGACGGAATGCATGTAAGGAGTACATTACCGGGGTGAGGTGGGTCCTTGATGATTTTGCCTGCCGTTTCGTGGCAACGAGATGTGTAAGTGGAGTTCATAGATAGAGTATTCGATTCTATGATCGTCTGGGACTCGCACATAACCGTCAGTAGTTTGTTATGATCCTGAGCTTCGCAGTTGCCATACCTGGCCTTCTGGACCCAGACAGTATGCGCTCAAAGGTGCAGCTGTCGAAGTTAGTGAGGGTCCTTGTGCACATGCCAAAATTCCTGAGCTCTCTGAGGAAAAAGAGGTGTTGTTGTATATTTTCCAACGGCACAAACACATGGTATTTTCCGGAAAGTTTGTCCATTATGGTCAGTCtaggaaatttgacattttccaTTCTCTCAACCTCATTCCCATTGATGTAGATTGAAGCGTGTTGTTCTCctttccttctgaagtcaatgatgtgTTCTTTAATTTTAccgaaattgagagagagagagaagctattCTCTTGCGCCACGTCAATGAtccctctatctcccttctgtcTTTTCATTCATCGTTGTCAAATTCCCCTCATGTTACAGTGCTGTCGTCAGTGAATGTATAGATGGTGTTCGTTCGGAATTCGTGGGTGTAAAGGGAGTACAGTAACTGGTTGAGCACTCATTATTGGGGGGACGCAAGTGGTGAAGGTTATCCGGGGGAAGGTGCAGTTGCCTATCTTCAATGATTGGTAtctgtgggtcagacagctgcggatccagttgcagaggttAGAATCATGACCAATGTCACAGGGTTTTGAGTTCAATGTCGAGAGGATAAgagtgttgaaggcagaggggtagtcaatgagcaggagtctgacaaaAGTGTCCTTGTCCAGATGTTCAAGGGGTGCAGGGCGAGAGGTATTTCAcccactgtggacctgttacttTAAAAGGCAAATTTTAAGTGaccgaggcaggctgggagaatggagttgatgtGGACCCTCACCAgcttctcgaagcacttcatgattattgtgCTCAGGCCACTGGTCGGTCCTCATTAAGGAACAATGTATGAGTTTTGTTTCCTCACTTACGAAAATGATGGTGGacttcttgaagcaggttgggacttcagCTTGTAGAAGAAAGAGTTTGAACATGTCGGAGAATTTTTCGCTAGCTGGTCCACACTGGAGCTGAGTGCCTGGCGGGGACAGTGTTTGGGCCAAGCAGCGTCCTTAGGGTTATTCCCAGGAGGACTGATCTGATTTCTACAGCAGTGACTAACAACTTGAAGCATTGACATGTAAGAGGATTATTTGATGATGAAAAGTCTCCTTACTAGCAAAACTTGTCTCATTATTCAATTTCCCCTCTTGACAAATTCACAAAATGCATTGGCTATCTAGGGGACATGGCATGGCTCTCagagagggacaggatgaacGCTGTTTCCGATTGGTTACAAACGACCATGGTGTTCGATCAGACCAAATAGCATCTCAGGGCAAGATGCACAGGCTCCTGTTGTATGGGCCTTGCCCATGAACTTTGGCATCTGGCATTTGCTCGTCCCCAGTCCAGGGATCGACCATAGTCTGGCgcgggggcggggggtggggggtgaggtggggagtTGTATTTGCGTCTGCAATCCAGAGACTTGGTTTCAACAGTCCTTTGGCTACAAAGTGACCAGTTCGGGGATTGGGAACTTTTGACACAGGAAGAAGAGTTTGCAATTCTTCACCTCTGAGGGCTGTGCGTTGAGAGGTCTGGGAGATTGCAGTTGTGAGCGAGGATGGGTGATAACACTATATGCAATGGTGAATAAAGGATCGGACTCCTTGTTGCTGCCTGTTAGCCCTGCAGTGGTTTGTTCAGTCAGCCTCGCAGCATTTCTGTCTGGCGGGGGTGAGGGAGCTCTGACAATGCTGAGCAGAACTGGGCGGCAGTTTGCAGGTGGAGGCTCAGCCACTTCTATGATATCTTGAGTCTGGGTCTTCGGAGAGACCTGTGTGTGCTTCCTCCTCCAGCAGGGCACTGCCCTATTACTTGTGATTAGAAAGTGGCACCTCGACTACAGGCCTGTGGAGCAGTGGGCGTTGGGGTTCAGCTTTGTGGCCATGGCCAGCAGACGCTGAGGGTGCTGGGTCTGCTTCTCCATGGAGGTTAGATGATTCAttgattgggatatctgggtcccCACAGTATATCTGCATCCCTGTCGTCTTTCAAGTGTACATCCCTGTCTGCTGCATCTGCTGTTCCCTGGTACATGTAGATGTTTGCCGACACCACTGTCTCTTCTGTCCGCACCGGGTCGCTGGCAGCCCTCCAAGTGCTGTGGGAAATGACACAGTGAGGGGCTTACCAAACAGTGCTCCCACACCCTCAATAGCTCATATTCCCAGGGAGCTGGTGGTATGTGCTGGACGCAGCCTTACTGATATTTCCTCTGAGGCCGCAACACTCTCATGCTCAGAGAACGAGGAGGTGTCTTCTTTCCCTGCGGAGCCAGAGTAGATGCTGACGGAACCGACAGAACACGAGAGACAGAAGTTTGTGGGACCAATGCAAAGACACACTGAAGAATTAATGAGACTGACAGAGCGCTAACAAAGGAGTGATGAGTGGTATTTGCTCGCTTAGTGGAATGTGAGTGTATCATGTTTTCTTGTGAGAAACAGGAATCCCTCCTCACAGTTTCAGGAATCTGATGTCAGACACCTCTCCACCAATCCAAGAGCTTTCTGTCCTCCAGTGTTCTCTCATCTCCTGGAATGACAGAAAGGGAAGGATTGGGTGAGAGATTTAAGTTTTGCATGGCTGTTGGTGTTGGTTCATGCAGAAGGTATTCAGAGGTAGTGAAGTGGCAATGTCGATGCGATGTTGGTTTTGAAGATGAGGAAGACGTCAGTGACAGCATGAATCTGGGTCGGAGGGGGTTCTGGGGCTGGGATAGAGTGAGTCGGAGGGAGAAGGTGGGTGGTCACAGAGATTCTGACACATAGCATTCTTATGGCAATGTTAGTTGTTTTTCTGTCCCATTCTCTGGCATGTTCGAAAGCATTCCAATCTGAGCAGGGCAAGGTTACCATGCTAGTGCTCATGTGGGTTCACAGCAGCCTTTTCATGATGGCTCAGCTCCCAGGATATCGGGCGCTCATCAGGATTATATTGAATTGTTTCGGGAAGAATTTGTGTGAAGATTAGACTCGGAGAGGATATGCGGGATGTTATAGCTGCATTGACGTAGCTAATGAGATGGTTATGAGAACGATAGTGAGAAATCTCACTGAGCCTCGTGGTAGTATCCCTCCCAAACATTCAATACAACTGACACCTCGTGAATCACAGTATAATCCGATCTTTCACAACTCCCatttgtacacaatacttcataTGCTTACCAGCAGGCTCTGCTCTCCTGTCtattaaggtaaaaacaatgactgcagatgctggaaaccagattctggatcaatggtgctggatgagcacagctgttcaggcagcatccgaggagcttcagcaaaatgtcctcggatgctgcctgatctcctgtCGATCAGCCTTGCCCAGTTGGAAAGAATGATTGAGAGAGGTACAAGACCCAACAGAAGTGAACTGTAAATGTGGTTTTAAAAGTTGGGGTGTCGAGCATATTATCGAATATTCTTTGAATAAGACTGGACATGGTATCACAAGGAAGCTTGGCACTGCAGCTTGCAACATTACCATTGTTGAGTTGTGCCAATTTACATCTGAACTTATATTTATTACATCTGAATTGTACTGGTAGATTTCAATTTTACAATTTAATCTAACCAATGAATTTGATTTTGAAGTAAAAATTCTCTAGATATTAAGAGTAAAAGCACGAATATTACAATTGATGCATGTACCATGCTCCCTTGCCTGACCATAGCCAATACCAGGAAACAAATGCAACAATAAAGCAGAAGTAATTTAGATTAAAAATGATCTACTGAAACGTAGCCTTTCCTAACAATTCCTACAAGCTGATCATCACGCCCAATCCTGTTGACAAGTTAATGTCTGCACTTAATAAACTTGAGAGCTTTTTCTGATTTTTACctggtttttcactggagtaactAATCCTTCTCTCCGCCAGTCAACAGTTGCAGTTCTCAATTGAATGTGACTTTCTTCAGATACACTACTTTCATCTCTTTCATCAGTTTCAATTTCAGTCATGTTAACAGCTTCGATTCGGGGAAGTCCATTCATTAGCTTATTGAACTCTTCATTGGTctgaaaattc is a genomic window containing:
- the LOC122547395 gene encoding procathepsin L-like isoform X2, with protein sequence MNFWLFLGSVAVSILAAASTGTFDSKLDEDWKHWKSQHGNQYTKDEESYRRMIWEDNMRYIEQHNIEHSLGKRTSKMGMNKFAALTNEEFNKLMNGLPRIEAVNMTEIETDERDESSVSEESHIQLRTATVDWRREGLVTPVKNQGQCHSDWAFSATGAIEGQWAKRHGNLVSLSEQNLIDCKEPRNGCFLGTALKGFLQVIGFQGINSEETYPYTGKEFTMMKIAMDM